From Penaeus monodon isolate SGIC_2016 chromosome 42, NSTDA_Pmon_1, whole genome shotgun sequence, one genomic window encodes:
- the LOC119599058 gene encoding oplophorus-luciferin 2-monooxygenase non-catalytic subunit-like — protein sequence MLSCVATMAFLFVLIALGLAIVHEGCADLTLEDLNSRDLPCPNAADILPCVCDVDQAYQMAMHCTYLEDGELARVFSADFPFKDFREIDITHSLGLTTLQEGDFGEVSFEEIFTDSTGLTEVQERAFSHSYSTLTTIKLDNNRISTFPFGEIPSFLSLRELYLYGNDLRQFPVLKSDSLVTVSLSFNPIGEIPINGFKDIPNIEDFYFQGNNLQHIYTGTFSGLSNLRRIDLLRNNLGHVQEGALEISSASFRELVLTSCNISSIERHAITGLKGGSLWLDDNALTSLQEDAFRPLFNEVNLIYLAGNPLSCSCDIAWLVQRPSLMARVADDAACNNGQLLADLDPAMFDALC from the exons ATGTTAAGTTGCGTGGCTACAATGGCTTTCCTTTTTGTTCTGATCGCCTTGGGTCTCGCGATTGTGCACGAAGGATGCGCTGACCTTACGCTGGAAGACCTTAATTCCCGTGACCTTCCTTGTCCCAACGCGGCCGACATCCTTCCCTGTGTGTGTGACGTTGACCAGGCCTATCAGATGGCCATGCATTGTACCTACTTGGAGGATGGAGAGCTGGCTAGGGTCTTCTCTGCGGATTTCCCCTTCAAGGACTTCAGGGAGATTGATATAACACATAGCTTGGGCCTGACAACCCTACAGGAGGGGGATTTCGGCGAGGTGTCCTTCGAGGAGATATTCACCGATTCCACAGGACTGACGGAGGTGCAGGAGAGAGCTTTCTCGCACAGTTACTCGACATTGACTACGATAAAGTTGGACAATAACCGTATATCAACATTTCCTTTTGGCGAGATCCCCTCGTTTCTGTCTCTGAGAGAATTATATCTCTATGGTAACGACCTCCGCCAGTTTCCGGTGCTGAAGTCTGACTCTCTTGTAACAGTTTCCCTGAGTTTCAATCCAATAGGCGAGATACCAATTAACGGCTTCAAAGATATTCCGAATATTGAAGATTTCTACTTTCAAGGGAACAATCTGCAGCATATCTACACAG gCACCTTTTCCGGCCTTTCCAACCTGCGCAGAATCGACCTTTTGAGGAACAACCTAGGACACGTCCAAGAAGGGGCCTTAGAGATATCCAGCGCCTCGTTTCGAGAACTCGTTTTGACTTCGTGTAATATTAGCAGCATTGAACGTCACGCTATCACAG GTCTCAAAGGCGGGTCCCTCTGGCTTGATGACAACGCCCTGACCAGCCTTCAGGAAGACGCGTTTCGGCCGCTTTTCAATGAGGTCAACTTGATCTATCTCGCAG GAAACCCCCTGAGTTGCAGTTGCGACATTGCCTGGCTCGTCCAAAGACCTTCTCTTATGGCCCGTGTTGCAGACGACGCCGCTTGCAACAATGGACAGCTGTTGGCAGACCTCGACCCGGCCATGTTCGACGCTCTCTGCTAA